The region GATAAACAAAGACCACAGCCGGAATCGTGATCTTCCCGTCCCGTTGTTGGTCCCGGTGTATGGCCGATTCAGCTTCCGTTTCAACAAGAACCGCTCACGTTCCGTACCAGGCTGGTGTGTGGCGAAAAATGCTGTTCGCGTAATTCTGCTCCTGCTTACTACTCCGTCGTccaaacacaccgaacaccgagcaCCTCGAAAACGCACAAATTTTGCTGACATTTGACAGTTCCCCGTCCCATCACAACTGTCAGTTGTTTGCGGCTTCGAGCGCCGCGGTTTACGGAAAATTTGGTTTTCTGTGGCTACTAAATTTAGGAGAAAACCTGAAATTATGGGTCGTTCGAGGAGTCGGTCGCGTAGCACCAAGCGCAAAACCAAGAAACGGACCCCATCACGCTCAAGCTCATCGGAGAGCAGCTCCGGTAACAGTGACAGCgatcgaagcagcagaagccgttccaccgatcgcaactccaagcatcagcagcatcaacaacagccaAGGCGCGATAGGGAACGGCAGGCAtcgccggcaccaccggtaaAACGCAGACGTTCAGCCAGTCGAGAACCAAGGCGAGAAGATACTCAAGCACAGCGCAGCGGAAGAGAACGCCATTCGAGAAGCAAACGTTCGGTATCTCCGGATCAACGTAGGCGTTCCCCGTGGCGACGGCCAGACCAGCCGCGTAGTCCCGGACGGGAGCGACGGGACCACTACCGAGAGCAGCACAGAGAAGAACCGACATCGCGGCACCGCCGTGAAGAGCGGCACCCGCGGGATCGACAAGAGGACGACCAGCGAAACCGACatcggaacgacgacgattggcAGAATGGTGGCGGTCGGGATCAGCGCGGAGAAAACAGcaggcgacgacaacgatcgcGGAGTGTGGATGAAAAACGGGAACATTCCAGAGACCGTTCAAGACATCCAAATGACCGATACCGGGAGCAACGGTACCGGGAGGAGTCGGCTGAGCAGTCGAATGACTATCAACGCGGGCAACCGAACCGTTGGAAGCACGATATGTACGATGAGCAGGGTGGACCACATCATGCAGATAGGAGCTACCGCCGATCGAACCGGGACACGATGAATGAAGACTTTATGCGGTCCCGGCGGTTACAGCGTGAAATCATCGGTACGGAGGGCGTTCCGGAAGCATGGGGCTCTTCCCCGTCTCCCATCAACACGTCGGATGATGAGGAGAAAGCTACCTCgaagcacaaaaaatcgaaggcaaagtcgaagaaaaagtccagcaaatcgaaaaaggataaaaagaagaaaaaatcctCGAAAAAGTCCAAAAAGTCCAAGAGctcgcagaagaagaagaagaagcgaaagagtaAGAAGGtggccgcatcatcatcgtcctcctcggcctcctcctcctcatcggagtcctcttcttcctcgtccgGTGATGAGGAGGAAGTGTGGATCGAGAAATCGGAAGCCCTGGAGAAGGAGGCcgccaagaagaaggcatCCAGGGGCACTGCTGGAGGAGGGCTATCGCTTAAAGAGACGGCAAGAGGCGAAGAGGGCGACGGGGACGGTGTGGTGGGGCCGGTGAAATCCAGCGGCAATCTCAACCAGAAAGACTTTGGCCGTGCCCTGCTGCCCGGTGAAGGTGCGGCCATGGCTGCGTACGTGACGGAGGGCAAACGTATTCCGCGTCGTGGAGAGATCGGTCTGACCTCGGACGAGATCGCCAACTTCGAGGAGGTTGGCTACGTGATGAGCGGTAGTCGCCATCGCCGCATGGAGGCGGTCCGTATTC is a window of Anopheles aquasalis chromosome 2, idAnoAquaMG_Q_19, whole genome shotgun sequence DNA encoding:
- the LOC126573086 gene encoding NKAP family protein CG6066, with amino-acid sequence MGRSRSRSRSTKRKTKKRTPSRSSSSESSSGNSDSDRSSRSRSTDRNSKHQQHQQQPRRDRERQASPAPPVKRRRSASREPRREDTQAQRSGRERHSRSKRSVSPDQRRRSPWRRPDQPRSPGRERRDHYREQHREEPTSRHRREERHPRDRQEDDQRNRHRNDDDWQNGGGRDQRGENSRRRQRSRSVDEKREHSRDRSRHPNDRYREQRYREESAEQSNDYQRGQPNRWKHDMYDEQGGPHHADRSYRRSNRDTMNEDFMRSRRLQREIIGTEGVPEAWGSSPSPINTSDDEEKATSKHKKSKAKSKKKSSKSKKDKKKKKSSKKSKKSKSSQKKKKKRKSKKVAASSSSSSASSSSSESSSSSSGDEEEVWIEKSEALEKEAAKKKASRGTAGGGLSLKETARGEEGDGDGVVGPVKSSGNLNQKDFGRALLPGEGAAMAAYVTEGKRIPRRGEIGLTSDEIANFEEVGYVMSGSRHRRMEAVRIRKENQIYSADEKRALAMFSKEERQKRENKILTQFKEMISAKLSENKK